A part of Jiangella alba genomic DNA contains:
- a CDS encoding ATP-binding cassette domain-containing protein, which translates to MTGIVKVFPGVRALDGVDLEVRAGEVHCLLGQNGAGKSTLIKVLAGAHQPDEGEIRWQGEALRLTTPLAAMKNGIATIYQELDLVDGLSVAENIYLGHELAAAGFSRRGDTQKQAATLLARLGHPEISPRREVGTLSAAGKQIVSMARALSHDVKLIIMDEPSAVLDQEEVARLFKVIRDLQAEGVAVVYISHRLEEIRQIGDRVTVLKDGRTVATGLPARDTPTRELTRRMTGRDIEYVFPQRQARDGHGSVVLAVRDLSSGKAFSGVDFEVRAGEIVGLAGLVGSGRSEILETVYGARKAASGSVSVDGRTLRNGSVRAAVGAGVGLCPEERKSQGLLLDEAIYRNVSLATMGRFARLGFLDRGTEKRAATEHVKALDVRPPDVDRAVRTLSGGNQQKIVLARWLLRECRVLLLDEPTRGVDVGARSEIYALVRRLADDGVAVVLVSSEVPEVLGLADRVLVLREGVVVHTGPADDIDEHRVLDLVMEGSAA; encoded by the coding sequence ATGACCGGCATCGTCAAGGTCTTCCCGGGCGTGCGGGCCCTCGACGGCGTCGACCTCGAGGTCCGCGCCGGCGAGGTGCACTGCCTGCTCGGCCAGAACGGCGCCGGCAAGTCCACGCTCATCAAGGTCCTGGCCGGCGCCCACCAGCCGGACGAGGGCGAGATCCGCTGGCAGGGCGAGGCCCTCCGGCTCACCACGCCGCTGGCGGCGATGAAGAACGGCATCGCGACCATCTACCAGGAGCTCGACCTCGTCGACGGCCTGTCCGTGGCCGAGAACATCTACCTCGGCCACGAGCTGGCCGCGGCCGGCTTCTCCCGCCGCGGCGACACCCAGAAGCAGGCCGCCACGCTGCTGGCGCGGCTCGGCCACCCGGAGATCTCGCCGCGCCGCGAGGTCGGCACGCTGTCGGCGGCCGGCAAGCAGATCGTCAGCATGGCGCGGGCGCTGTCGCACGACGTCAAGCTGATCATCATGGACGAGCCGTCGGCGGTCCTCGACCAGGAGGAGGTCGCCCGGCTGTTCAAGGTCATCCGCGACCTCCAGGCCGAGGGCGTCGCCGTCGTGTACATCTCGCACCGGCTCGAGGAGATCCGCCAGATCGGCGACCGCGTCACGGTCCTCAAGGACGGCCGCACCGTCGCCACCGGCCTGCCCGCCCGCGACACACCGACCCGCGAGCTGACCCGCCGCATGACCGGCCGCGACATCGAGTACGTGTTCCCGCAGCGGCAGGCCCGCGACGGCCACGGCTCGGTCGTGCTGGCGGTCCGCGACCTCTCCTCGGGCAAGGCGTTCAGCGGCGTCGACTTCGAGGTGCGGGCCGGCGAGATCGTCGGGCTGGCCGGGCTGGTCGGGTCCGGGCGCTCGGAGATCCTCGAGACCGTCTACGGCGCGCGCAAGGCGGCGTCGGGGTCGGTCAGCGTCGACGGGCGGACCCTGCGCAACGGGTCGGTCCGCGCGGCCGTCGGCGCCGGCGTCGGGCTGTGTCCCGAGGAGCGCAAGAGCCAGGGCCTGCTGCTCGACGAGGCCATCTACCGCAACGTCAGCCTCGCCACCATGGGGCGGTTCGCCCGCCTCGGCTTCCTCGACCGCGGCACCGAGAAGCGCGCCGCCACCGAGCACGTCAAGGCGCTCGACGTCCGCCCGCCCGACGTCGACCGCGCCGTCCGCACCCTGTCGGGCGGCAACCAGCAGAAGATCGTCCTCGCCAGGTGGCTGCTCCGGGAATGCCGGGTGCTGCTGCTGGACGAGCCGACGCGAGGGGTCGACGTGGGTGCGCGCAGCGAGATCTACGCGCTCGTCCGCCGGCTCGCCGACGACGGTGTCGCCGTCGTCCTGGTCAGCAGTGAGGTCCCCGAGGTGCTCGGCCTGGCCGACCGGGTGCTGGTCCTGCGGGAAGGGGTCGTCGTGCACACCGGGCCGGCCGACGACATCGACGAGCACCGGGTCCTCGACCTGGTGATGGAAGGGAGCGCAGCGTGA
- a CDS encoding ABC transporter permease: MSDQTPSAPPTTPPADEHRRIEAAAAAEGETQSGFVRFMSSPFGRNLGLVLALLVLCVVGVATAGDRFASTDNVLTILRFASVIGVVSIGMTFVIIGGGFDLSVGAIVALASVWATTLATQRMAEDTHWLMMVFVACAVGVGCGLVNGVLIAYGGMAPFIVTLAMLVAARGLAEIISEKRTQIVDVRGLVDTLNGEFLGISVLIWIFAVISAIGWVLLNRTTFGRRTIAVGGNATAARLAGIAVKRHIVLLYVLVGLACGIAGIMLTARTGTGSATHGLYYELDAIAAVVIGGTLLSGGRGTIVGTVFGVLIFTTLTNVFTLNNLDSSTQAVAKGAIIVIAVLLQQRVAVRSSDSS; encoded by the coding sequence GTGAGCGACCAGACTCCGTCCGCACCGCCGACCACCCCGCCCGCCGACGAGCACCGTCGCATCGAGGCGGCCGCGGCGGCCGAGGGCGAGACCCAGTCCGGCTTCGTCCGGTTCATGAGCAGCCCGTTCGGCCGGAACCTCGGCCTGGTGCTCGCCCTGCTGGTGCTGTGCGTCGTGGGCGTGGCCACCGCCGGCGACCGGTTCGCCAGCACCGACAACGTGCTGACGATCCTGCGGTTCGCCTCGGTCATCGGCGTGGTCAGCATCGGCATGACGTTCGTGATCATCGGCGGCGGTTTCGACCTGTCCGTCGGCGCCATCGTCGCGCTCGCGTCGGTCTGGGCCACCACCCTGGCGACGCAGCGGATGGCCGAGGACACCCACTGGCTGATGATGGTGTTCGTCGCCTGCGCGGTCGGCGTCGGCTGCGGGTTGGTCAACGGCGTCCTCATCGCCTACGGCGGGATGGCGCCGTTCATCGTCACCTTGGCGATGCTGGTCGCCGCTCGTGGCCTCGCCGAGATCATCTCCGAGAAGCGCACGCAGATCGTCGACGTCCGCGGGCTGGTCGACACCCTCAACGGCGAGTTCCTCGGCATCTCGGTGCTGATCTGGATCTTCGCCGTGATCAGCGCCATCGGGTGGGTGCTGCTCAACCGCACCACGTTCGGCCGGCGCACCATCGCCGTCGGCGGCAACGCGACGGCGGCGCGGCTGGCCGGCATCGCGGTCAAGCGGCACATCGTGCTGCTGTACGTCCTGGTGGGTCTGGCCTGCGGCATCGCCGGGATCATGCTGACCGCCCGCACCGGCACCGGCAGCGCGACGCACGGCCTGTACTACGAGCTGGACGCGATCGCCGCCGTCGTCATCGGCGGCACGCTGCTCTCCGGCGGCCGCGGCACCATCGTCGGCACCGTCTTCGGCGTGCTGATCTTCACCACGCTGACCAACGTGTTCACCCTCAACAACCTCGACAGTTCCACCCAGGCCGTCGCCAAGGGCGCGATCATCGTCATCGCCGTGCTCCTGCAGCAGCGGGTCGCGGTCCGCAGCAGCGACTCGTCCTAG
- a CDS encoding substrate-binding domain-containing protein — MSVRTNRPYRRLLTSTVAVFAAGAFVVGCTSNEPEEENEPAAETDAEAPSGGNDEIGETVTIGFSGPEADHGWLAAVNDSAIAEAGKYEDIELRTAEGTNDANLQISQIETFINEGVDAIVLLPTDGAQLTEVATRAMDAGIPVVNVDREFSTPFAARTTILGDNYGMGVSAGTYACQLIEDNGIADPVIAEIAGIDSLPLTQDRSQGFADALEACGQTVDNRVAAEFTVESGEEQASNLLQAAPQIDIVWNHDDDQGVGVKQAFDNAGRDEFFFIGGAGSANAMRWIQDGEMEATILYPPTQAADGIRLARLLAQNKGLSDLVQVEVPRRIVLNAPVVNADNVEQYLPLGFES; from the coding sequence ATGTCCGTACGCACGAATCGGCCGTACCGCCGGTTACTGACGTCCACGGTCGCCGTGTTCGCGGCCGGGGCCTTCGTCGTGGGCTGCACCAGCAACGAGCCGGAGGAGGAGAACGAGCCGGCCGCGGAGACCGACGCCGAGGCGCCGTCCGGCGGCAACGACGAGATCGGCGAGACCGTGACCATCGGGTTCTCCGGGCCCGAGGCCGACCACGGCTGGCTGGCCGCGGTCAACGACTCGGCCATCGCCGAGGCGGGGAAGTACGAGGACATCGAGCTGCGCACCGCCGAGGGCACCAACGACGCCAACCTGCAGATCAGCCAGATCGAGACGTTCATCAACGAGGGCGTCGACGCGATCGTGCTGCTGCCCACCGACGGCGCGCAGCTCACCGAGGTGGCCACCCGGGCGATGGACGCCGGCATCCCGGTCGTCAACGTCGACCGCGAGTTCTCCACCCCGTTCGCCGCGCGCACGACGATCCTCGGCGACAACTACGGCATGGGTGTCTCGGCCGGCACCTACGCCTGCCAGCTGATCGAGGACAACGGCATCGCCGACCCGGTGATCGCCGAGATCGCCGGCATCGACTCGCTGCCGCTGACCCAGGACCGTTCGCAGGGCTTCGCCGACGCGCTGGAGGCCTGCGGGCAGACCGTCGACAACCGCGTCGCCGCCGAGTTCACCGTCGAGTCCGGTGAGGAGCAGGCCTCGAACCTGCTGCAGGCGGCTCCGCAGATCGACATCGTCTGGAACCACGACGACGACCAGGGCGTCGGCGTGAAGCAGGCGTTCGACAACGCCGGTCGCGACGAGTTCTTCTTCATCGGCGGCGCGGGCTCGGCGAACGCCATGCGGTGGATCCAGGACGGCGAGATGGAGGCGACCATCCTCTACCCGCCGACGCAGGCCGCCGACGGCATCCGGCTGGCCCGGCTGCTGGCGCAGAACAAGGGTTTGTCGGACCTGGTCCAGGTCGAGGTACCGCGCCGGATCGTGCTCAACGCTCCGGTCGTCAACGCCGACAACGTCGAGCAGTACCTCCCCCTGGGGTTCGAATCCTGA
- a CDS encoding Gfo/Idh/MocA family protein: MTVDDTPILGIGMVGYAFMGAAHSQAWRNAPSFFDVPVVPRLVALGGRNAEAAGDVARRFGWESVETDWRQLIARDDVGLVDVCTPGDTHAEIAIAALEAGKHVLCEKPLANSVAEAEAMVEAAEKAAESGVRSLVGFTYRRVPAIALARQLVAEGRLGQLHHVRAQYLQDWIADPAAPLSWRLQKERAGSGALGDIGAHIVDLTQFITGERITGVSAILETFVKERPIPESFTGLAGSAGEGAAMGPVTVDDTALFLARFSGGAVASFEATRFASGRKNAIRIELNGSKGSLAFDFEDMNVLNVYDHTEDARLAGFRRVLVTEPSHPYVSAWWPAGHGLGYEHAFTHQAVDLLTAIGEGRDPAPSFADGLVVQRVLAAVEDSAAAGSAWTEVPAPA; the protein is encoded by the coding sequence ATGACGGTTGACGACACGCCCATCCTCGGTATCGGAATGGTGGGCTACGCGTTCATGGGGGCAGCCCACTCCCAGGCCTGGCGCAACGCGCCGAGCTTCTTCGACGTACCGGTGGTCCCGCGCCTGGTGGCGCTGGGCGGCCGCAACGCCGAGGCGGCCGGCGACGTCGCCAGACGCTTCGGGTGGGAGAGCGTCGAGACCGACTGGCGGCAGCTGATCGCCCGCGACGACGTGGGCCTGGTCGACGTCTGCACGCCCGGCGACACCCACGCCGAGATCGCGATCGCGGCCCTCGAGGCCGGCAAGCACGTGCTCTGCGAGAAGCCGCTGGCCAACAGCGTGGCCGAGGCCGAGGCCATGGTCGAGGCGGCGGAGAAGGCGGCGGAGTCGGGGGTGCGCAGCCTGGTCGGCTTCACCTACCGCCGGGTGCCGGCCATCGCGCTGGCCCGGCAGCTGGTGGCCGAGGGCCGGCTGGGACAGCTGCACCACGTGCGCGCGCAGTACCTGCAGGACTGGATCGCCGATCCGGCTGCACCGTTGTCGTGGCGGTTGCAGAAGGAGCGGGCCGGGTCCGGCGCGCTGGGCGACATCGGCGCGCACATCGTCGACCTCACCCAGTTCATCACCGGCGAGCGCATCACCGGCGTCAGCGCGATCCTGGAGACGTTCGTCAAGGAACGCCCGATCCCCGAGTCGTTCACCGGACTGGCCGGCTCCGCCGGCGAGGGCGCCGCGATGGGGCCGGTCACGGTCGACGACACCGCGTTGTTCCTGGCCCGGTTCTCCGGCGGAGCGGTGGCCTCGTTCGAGGCGACCCGGTTCGCCAGCGGGCGCAAGAACGCCATCCGCATCGAGCTCAACGGGTCGAAGGGCAGCCTCGCGTTCGACTTCGAGGACATGAACGTCCTCAACGTCTACGACCACACCGAGGACGCCCGGCTGGCCGGCTTCAGGCGGGTGCTGGTGACCGAGCCCAGCCACCCGTACGTCAGCGCCTGGTGGCCCGCGGGGCACGGGCTCGGCTACGAGCACGCCTTCACCCACCAGGCCGTCGACCTGCTGACGGCGATCGGCGAGGGCCGTGACCCGGCGCCGTCGTTCGCCGACGGCCTGGTCGTTCAGCGCGTCCTCGCGGCCGTCGAGGACAGCGCGGCCGCAGGCAGCGCGTGGACGGAGGTGCCCGCACCCGCCTGA
- a CDS encoding ThuA domain-containing protein: MAPPAAAHPGHGGYSILVFSKTAGFRHDSIPAGIAAIQQLGTTHEFDVTATEDAAAFTDENLAQYDAVVWLSTTGDVLNTDQQAAFERYIQNGGGYAGIHSASDTEYSWPWYGELVGAYFASHPQNQTATVKVEDPAHPSTQHLDPLWSRFDEWYNYQTNPRGNVHVLTSLDEKSYSPGGGAMGADHPITWCQDYDGGRSWYTGLGHTQESYADPDFLQLLLGGIETAAGVTPADCSASQPDSFEKVTLDDSTSNPMELAVADDGRVLYIDRNGAVRLIRPDGSATTTGTLSVYTGQEFGLMGIALDPDFSTNGWVYLTYAPAGGEAIDRVSRFTLTGETLDLASETVIIEYPTNRVECCHAGGALEFDNDGNLYLTTGDNTNPFASSGYAPIDERPGRELWDAQRTSANTNSLSGKVLRITPLDEGGYAIPAGNLFAPGTAQTRPEIFAMGFRNPFRIGLDPATNKLMVADYGPDAGSANPSRGPDGRVEWNIVDEPGFYGWPYCVGNNTPYIDFDFATNASGAAFNCDAPVNDSPNNTGLTQLPGAIQAEVWYGYSTNPLFPEIGGGGAPMAGGVYRYDPDLVSDRKWPAYWDGKAIFGEWNQGNLYSFQLDQTGSAVTDINAVFPDWPFARPHALQWGPDGALYVIEWGSGFGGNNADSGVYRIDYVQGTRAPVARISASATSGPLPLEVSFDGSASIDPEGGPVTYAWDFDGDGSTDSTEPEASYTYTTAGDYTVALTVTDADGLSDIANVEIAAGNTAPDVQVAWPPNGGFFEFGDTIRYEVGATDAEDGQADCARIVTQPALGHDEHSHGYAENFGCEGVFPLPGDEGHVGANIFGTVTVTYTDDGAPNVRPLTGQEVLVLQPKRREAEHFDTTGRLSGSTSGGDPGVQRETTGDVLGGGQNIGFIEPGDWWAWDPMNLTNIDSITLRAATPTGASTVEVRTGSPEGPAVATITVEPTGAWQTYDYFTGEVSGATATDSGPLYFVNVSGGLNVNWIDFEGRGVTENQRPDVEVTATPTSGTVPLDVEFEATATDPEGDDPLTYAWVFGDGGTATGPTASHTYTEAGTYDATVTVTDARGAAATEHVTIEAEDVVVEPPVCLNGRSDGFDGTSLDRDRWTTVVRENQDLVVADGSLVLPTSSTDIYGTNNTDTPNIVLQDLPDGPFTATAKLTMQAYRAYQQAGLIIYGDDDNYAKMVLEGRDTGVSNPAARIFQFIREENGAPNEVGDSNTANLGAAYPDTVWVRYSSDGQNLRAAYSADGVNFTEMAQTKSLAGIENPKIGLVALAGTGQPVTEVRFDSFHITPDDTATAPTPDDEFDGATLDGCRWTVLRPDEAGYRLADGKLEIDTPNGDIYTGDTTPPPGNFMLQPAPEGDEWTIETLVDGSALAEQYQQGGLIVYGDDDNYVKLDFVVDNPAGSPVARRIELRSEVDAVIQNPQPQVTALTQGVWHLRLSRSGDTYTGAYSADGQTWTPFGEAVTNAALSGGDTRVGLFAIGTSQSAPQTVTYDYFHVTGGQQACEPTAPEEGYTSLFDGTAASLAGWQMAGPGGFTLTEDCTLLSEGGMGLYWYSADSYEDYSLKLDWMMPGDDNSGVFVGFPDPGDDPWVAVNQGHEIQIDATDAPDRTTGAIYAFQGADQAARDAALNPPGEWNEYEIVVQGDRIRVYLNGALINDYTDTDPNRMNQPSYIGIQNHGAADQNYFRNVRIQELVDETAPTVEVALDPAEPTGQNGWWTGPVSVSAVGTDDQGGEVALEHRVDGGDWTPYTGAVVVDADGEHALEFRGTDTAGNVSAPVAAAVRKDATPPVTTATVAGTSPVAVTLAAADATSGVAATEWSLDGGDWTAYDGPVAVSGDGEHELRYRSADAAGNVEDAKAVTVTVDGTAPVLVVSGVAHGQLYGDSQNLTVTWTATDNGPVTTTGTLDGAPLQSGAVVALHAIPLGLHELVVTATDAAGNETVQELVFFSTTSFADMESLITQFQTAGTITSQVAKDLQKSLATARRQEGMGRGERAVIALETFKSTVNAKVTDAGVKSTLLRDADAMIIRLGGTPRQAAAGVRANGGEALTGTGRLDGDPDRTEGRELPATE; the protein is encoded by the coding sequence ATGGCGCCTCCGGCGGCGGCCCACCCGGGCCACGGTGGCTACTCGATCCTGGTGTTCTCGAAGACGGCGGGGTTCCGGCACGACTCCATCCCCGCGGGCATCGCGGCGATCCAGCAGCTCGGCACCACGCACGAGTTCGACGTCACCGCGACGGAGGACGCCGCGGCGTTCACCGACGAGAACCTGGCCCAGTACGACGCCGTCGTCTGGCTGTCGACCACCGGTGACGTGCTCAACACCGACCAGCAGGCGGCGTTCGAGCGGTACATCCAGAACGGCGGCGGGTACGCCGGCATCCACTCCGCGTCCGACACCGAGTACAGCTGGCCGTGGTACGGCGAGCTGGTGGGCGCCTACTTCGCCAGCCACCCGCAGAACCAGACCGCGACGGTGAAGGTGGAGGACCCGGCACACCCGTCGACGCAGCACCTCGACCCGCTCTGGTCCCGGTTCGACGAGTGGTACAACTACCAGACCAATCCGCGCGGCAACGTGCACGTGCTGACGTCGCTGGACGAGAAGTCGTACTCGCCGGGCGGCGGCGCCATGGGCGCGGACCACCCGATCACCTGGTGCCAGGACTACGACGGCGGCCGGTCCTGGTACACCGGCCTCGGCCACACCCAGGAGTCCTACGCCGACCCCGACTTCCTGCAGCTGCTGCTCGGCGGCATCGAGACCGCGGCGGGCGTCACACCGGCCGACTGCTCGGCCAGCCAGCCGGACAGCTTCGAGAAGGTGACGCTGGACGACAGCACCAGCAACCCGATGGAGCTGGCGGTCGCCGACGACGGCCGCGTCCTCTACATCGACCGCAACGGCGCGGTCCGGCTGATCCGCCCGGACGGCTCGGCCACCACCACCGGCACCCTGAGCGTGTACACCGGCCAGGAGTTCGGGCTCATGGGCATCGCGCTCGACCCGGACTTCAGCACCAACGGCTGGGTGTACCTGACGTACGCGCCGGCGGGCGGCGAGGCGATCGACCGGGTGTCGAGGTTCACGCTGACCGGTGAGACGCTCGACCTCGCCAGCGAGACCGTCATCATCGAGTACCCGACGAACCGGGTGGAGTGCTGCCACGCCGGCGGCGCGCTGGAGTTCGACAACGACGGCAACCTGTACCTCACCACCGGCGACAACACGAACCCGTTCGCGTCCAGCGGCTACGCGCCGATCGACGAGCGGCCCGGCCGGGAGCTGTGGGACGCGCAGCGCACGTCGGCCAACACGAACAGCCTGAGCGGCAAGGTGCTGCGCATCACCCCGCTGGACGAGGGCGGCTACGCGATCCCCGCGGGCAACCTGTTCGCTCCGGGTACGGCGCAGACCCGTCCGGAGATCTTCGCGATGGGCTTCCGCAACCCGTTCCGCATCGGCCTGGACCCGGCGACCAACAAGCTCATGGTCGCCGACTACGGGCCCGACGCCGGCAGCGCGAACCCCAGCCGCGGCCCGGACGGCCGGGTCGAGTGGAACATCGTCGACGAGCCCGGCTTCTACGGCTGGCCGTACTGCGTGGGCAACAACACGCCGTACATCGACTTCGACTTCGCCACCAACGCCTCGGGTGCGGCGTTCAACTGCGACGCGCCGGTGAACGACTCGCCGAACAACACCGGCCTCACCCAGCTGCCCGGCGCCATCCAGGCCGAGGTCTGGTACGGGTACTCCACCAACCCGCTGTTCCCGGAGATCGGCGGCGGCGGCGCCCCGATGGCCGGCGGCGTGTACCGCTACGACCCCGACCTCGTGTCGGACCGCAAGTGGCCGGCCTACTGGGACGGCAAGGCGATCTTCGGCGAGTGGAACCAGGGCAACCTCTACTCGTTCCAGCTGGACCAGACCGGGTCCGCCGTCACCGACATCAACGCGGTCTTCCCGGACTGGCCGTTCGCCCGCCCGCACGCCCTGCAGTGGGGCCCGGACGGCGCGCTGTACGTGATCGAGTGGGGCAGCGGGTTCGGCGGCAACAACGCCGACTCCGGTGTCTACCGCATCGACTACGTGCAGGGCACCCGGGCGCCGGTGGCGCGCATCAGCGCCAGTGCGACGTCCGGCCCGCTGCCGCTGGAGGTGAGCTTCGACGGTTCCGCGTCGATCGACCCCGAGGGCGGGCCGGTCACGTACGCGTGGGACTTCGACGGCGACGGCAGCACCGACTCCACCGAGCCCGAGGCGTCGTACACGTACACGACGGCCGGCGACTACACCGTCGCGCTCACCGTCACCGACGCCGACGGCCTGTCCGACATCGCCAACGTCGAGATCGCGGCCGGCAACACCGCGCCGGACGTGCAGGTGGCGTGGCCGCCGAACGGCGGGTTCTTCGAGTTCGGCGACACCATCCGGTACGAGGTGGGCGCCACCGACGCCGAGGACGGCCAGGCCGACTGCGCGCGCATCGTCACCCAGCCGGCGCTCGGGCACGACGAGCACTCGCACGGGTACGCCGAGAACTTCGGCTGCGAAGGCGTGTTCCCGCTGCCCGGCGACGAGGGCCACGTCGGCGCGAACATCTTCGGCACCGTCACGGTCACCTACACCGACGACGGCGCGCCGAACGTGCGCCCGCTGACCGGTCAGGAGGTGCTGGTCCTGCAGCCGAAGCGGCGCGAGGCCGAGCACTTCGACACGACCGGACGACTGTCCGGGTCCACGTCCGGCGGCGACCCGGGCGTGCAGCGCGAGACCACCGGGGACGTCCTGGGCGGCGGCCAGAACATCGGGTTCATCGAGCCCGGCGACTGGTGGGCCTGGGACCCGATGAACCTCACCAACATCGACAGCATCACGCTCCGGGCCGCGACGCCCACCGGCGCGTCGACGGTCGAGGTCCGCACCGGCTCGCCGGAAGGCCCGGCGGTGGCCACCATCACCGTCGAGCCGACCGGGGCGTGGCAGACCTACGACTACTTCACCGGCGAGGTCAGCGGCGCGACGGCGACCGACAGCGGCCCGCTGTACTTCGTCAACGTGTCCGGCGGGCTGAACGTCAACTGGATCGACTTCGAGGGCCGCGGCGTCACCGAGAACCAGCGGCCCGACGTCGAGGTCACGGCGACGCCGACCAGCGGGACCGTCCCGCTGGACGTCGAGTTCGAGGCCACCGCCACCGACCCCGAGGGCGACGACCCGCTCACCTACGCGTGGGTCTTCGGTGACGGCGGCACGGCCACCGGCCCGACGGCGTCGCACACCTACACCGAGGCGGGCACGTACGACGCCACGGTGACGGTGACCGACGCGCGCGGCGCCGCGGCGACCGAGCACGTCACCATCGAGGCCGAGGACGTCGTGGTCGAGCCGCCGGTCTGCCTGAACGGGCGCTCCGACGGGTTCGACGGCACGTCGCTGGACCGCGACCGCTGGACCACCGTGGTCAGGGAGAACCAGGACCTCGTGGTCGCCGACGGGAGCCTGGTGCTGCCGACGTCGAGCACCGACATCTACGGCACCAACAACACCGACACGCCGAACATCGTCCTGCAGGACCTGCCGGACGGGCCGTTCACCGCGACCGCGAAGCTGACCATGCAGGCCTACCGGGCCTACCAGCAGGCCGGTCTGATCATCTACGGCGACGACGACAACTACGCCAAGATGGTGCTCGAGGGCCGCGACACCGGCGTCAGCAACCCGGCGGCGCGCATCTTCCAGTTCATCCGCGAAGAGAACGGCGCGCCCAACGAGGTCGGCGACAGCAACACCGCCAACCTCGGCGCCGCCTACCCGGACACCGTCTGGGTGCGCTACAGCAGCGACGGCCAGAACCTGCGGGCCGCGTACAGCGCCGACGGCGTGAACTTCACCGAGATGGCGCAGACGAAGAGCCTGGCCGGCATCGAGAACCCGAAGATCGGCCTGGTCGCGCTGGCCGGCACCGGCCAGCCGGTCACCGAGGTGCGGTTCGACTCGTTCCACATCACGCCCGACGACACCGCCACCGCGCCGACGCCGGACGACGAGTTCGACGGCGCGACGCTGGACGGCTGCCGCTGGACCGTGCTGCGTCCGGACGAGGCCGGCTACCGGCTCGCCGACGGCAAGCTGGAGATCGACACCCCGAACGGCGACATCTACACCGGCGACACCACGCCGCCGCCGGGGAACTTCATGCTCCAGCCGGCGCCCGAGGGCGACGAGTGGACCATCGAGACGCTGGTCGACGGCTCGGCGCTGGCCGAGCAGTACCAGCAGGGCGGTCTGATCGTCTACGGCGACGACGACAACTACGTGAAGCTCGACTTCGTGGTGGACAACCCGGCCGGTTCGCCGGTGGCCCGCCGCATCGAGCTGCGCAGCGAGGTCGACGCCGTCATCCAGAACCCGCAGCCCCAGGTCACGGCGTTGACCCAGGGCGTGTGGCACCTGCGGCTGTCCCGCTCCGGCGACACCTACACCGGCGCCTACAGCGCCGACGGGCAGACCTGGACGCCGTTCGGCGAGGCCGTCACGAACGCCGCGCTGTCCGGCGGCGACACGCGGGTCGGCCTGTTCGCCATCGGCACCTCGCAGTCCGCGCCGCAGACAGTGACGTACGACTACTTCCACGTCACCGGCGGCCAGCAGGCGTGCGAGCCGACGGCGCCGGAGGAGGGCTACACCAGCCTCTTCGACGGCACCGCGGCGAGCCTCGCGGGGTGGCAGATGGCGGGTCCGGGCGGGTTCACGCTCACCGAGGACTGCACGCTGCTGTCCGAGGGCGGCATGGGCCTCTACTGGTACTCGGCGGACTCCTACGAGGACTACAGCCTCAAGCTGGACTGGATGATGCCGGGCGACGACAACTCCGGCGTCTTCGTCGGGTTCCCCGACCCGGGCGACGACCCGTGGGTCGCCGTCAACCAGGGCCACGAGATCCAGATCGACGCCACCGACGCGCCCGACCGCACCACCGGTGCGATCTACGCGTTCCAGGGCGCCGACCAGGCCGCTCGCGACGCCGCGCTCAACCCGCCCGGGGAGTGGAACGAGTACGAGATCGTGGTCCAGGGCGACCGCATCCGGGTCTACCTCAACGGTGCGCTGATCAACGACTACACCGACACCGACCCGAACCGGATGAACCAGCCCAGCTACATCGGCATCCAGAACCACGGCGCGGCGGACCAGAACTACTTCCGCAACGTCCGCATCCAGGAGCTCGTCGACGAGACGGCGCCGACGGTCGAGGTCGCCCTCGACCCGGCCGAGCCGACCGGCCAGAACGGCTGGTGGACCGGCCCGGTGTCCGTCTCCGCGGTGGGCACCGACGACCAGGGCGGCGAGGTCGCGCTGGAGCACCGCGTCGACGGCGGCGACTGGACGCCGTACACCGGTGCGGTGGTCGTCGACGCCGACGGCGAGCACGCGCTGGAGTTCCGCGGCACCGACACCGCCGGCAACGTGTCCGCGCCGGTCGCGGCGGCCGTCCGCAAGGACGCCACCCCGCCGGTCACGACCGCCACGGTGGCGGGCACCTCGCCGGTGGCGGTGACACTGGCGGCGGCCGACGCCACGTCCGGCGTCGCGGCCACCGAGTGGTCCCTCGACGGCGGCGACTGGACGGCGTACGACGGTCCGGTCGCGGTCAGCGGCGACGGCGAGCACGAGCTGCGCTACCGCTCGGCGGACGCGGCCGGGAATGTCGAGGACGCCAAGGCGGTCACGGTGACCGTCGACGGCACCGCGCCGGTCCTGGTGGTCAGCGGCGTCGCACACGGCCAGCTCTACGGCGACAGCCAGAACCTGACCGTCACCTGGACGGCCACCGACAACGGCCCGGTCACCACGACCGGGACGCTGGACGGCGCGCCGCTCCAGTCCGGCGCCGTGGTCGCGCTGCACGCGATCCCGCTCGGCCTGCACGAGCTGGTCGTCACGGCGACCGACGCGGCGGGCAACGAGACCGTCCAGGAGCTGGTGTTCTTCTCCACCACCTCGTTCGCCGACATGGAGAGCCTGATCACCCAGTTCCAGACGGCCGGCACGATCACGTCGCAGGTGGCCAAGGACCTGCAGAAGTCGCTGGCCACCGCCCGCCGCCAGGAGGGCATGGGCCGCGGCGAGCGGGCCGTGATCGCGCTGGAGACGTTCAAGAGCACGGTCAACGCGAAGGTCACCGACGCAGGGGTGAAGAGCACCCTGCTGCGGGACGCCGACGCGATGATCATCCGGCTCGGCGGCACGCCACGGCAGGCGGCGGCCGGAGTCCGGGCCAACGGTGGCGAAGCGCTCACCGGGACGGGCCGTCTCGACGGCGACCCGGACCGTACAGAGGGCAGGGAGTTGCCCGCCACCGAATAG